ATGGTCGCGCTGCTCGATAATATCCTGCTGGCAGAGCAGGTGATCGCCCATAAACCGGCGGCTCTCACGCTTGCCGGGAATGGTGCCGACCCACTCGATCGTGAGGTTTTCCGCATCCGGGAACTGGCCGGAGTTTTTAATGTGATCCCATACACCCCAGACTATTTTCCACAGCTCCCATTTGATCTCTTCACTTTGATGGACGGTATCCAGACGGCCGCCCCATTCGAGCCACCAGAGATCGCAGCCGTTGAGCGTGGAGGTAAGCCGCTGATAGCGCGGAATATCGGTTATCTCTTTCAGCGCAAACGACGGCGGAACAAAGCGCACCGGCCCGCTGGTCTGTTTGGTGTAGAAGTAAATCGAATGCCCGAGCTTGTGACCGAAGCTGTCGCCTGGTGCCATTTTTTCGCCAAGTTCGTCAGCCTCTTCCGCGCCGACGCGAAACTCGGCACCCGCAAGATAGCCCAGCACGCCGTCGCCGGTGGCGTCGCAAAACTGGGTGGCGGTGAGGGTATAAAAGGTTTCGTTAATGGCGTTAAAGCCGCGCACACGTGTAATCCGCTGGCCGTTATTGACGACGTCAAAAAGCGCGGTGTTCAGCAACAGCGTCAACCCTGGCTGCGAGCGGGCGAGATCCAGCAGCACCAGATCGAACATCACCGGGTTGCCCTCTTTATTGCGCCAGAGGTTTTCTTCCAGAATCTCCCCCATAATGCCGCCTTCCCGCGCCCAGCGGTTGTTGTTACCCATGTGCGACGTGGCGCCGTTGGCCCACAGCCGCACTTCGCTGGAGGCGTTGCCGCCCAGCACCGGCCTGTCCTGCACCAGAATCACCTGCAATCCGTCGCGGGCGGCCGCCAGCGCCGCGCACAAGCCGGCGAGCCCGCCGCCTGCCACCAGCAGATCGGCATGGAGATGCTCTTCAGGAAAGGTCCGGTCGGCGCTGCGGGGAAAGACGTTCATAAACTTGTATCCTTCTTAACTGGCATTACACTCATGACATTGTCATGCAACGGGACTTCGCTATGTCTTCACAACCCAACCAGAGCCTGATCGATGGGATCCGCTGCCTGCAGTACCTGGTCTCCAGCGATCGGGCCATCGGTTGTCGTGAACTGGCCCGACTGATGGGCATTAACACCACACGCGTCAACCGCCTGCTGATGACAATGGCCTCTATCGGCCTCACCATGCAGGATGAGCAGCGCCGTTATCTGCCAGGCCCCGGCATTCACGCCCTGGCGGCACAGGCGATTCGTGGTTCTTCGCTTTTCTCCCATGCCCTGCCGCTGCTTGAGCGCTACGCCCCGAAAGATGTGGTGGTGGCGCTGGGCGTGCTCTGGGAAGATCAAATCATCTACATCTATCACTCCACGCCCGGCACTCAGATGAGCCAGGCGCTGGCCGGTTTTCGCATGCTGCCTGCCTGGCAGTCGGTCATCGGCATGTCGCTGCTGGCGGCGGAGAGCGACGAGGCGCTGGAAGCGCGCTTCACGCCTGAGCAGTGGGAACAGCTCGCGCCTCACGTGGCGCAGCAGCGCGAGCAGGGCCTGGTGGTCTGGCGCCACGACGACGGTGAAGTCTCGATGGCGAAACCGCTCGGTATTCATAACGCCGCGGTAGCGCTGGCTGGCATGTGGAACATCAGCAATCCTGAAATCCACTCGCGGCTGGAGCAGCTCAACGAGCTGGCCGCGCGGCTGATGAAACCTGCCTGACGTTAACTGGTTATGTTTCTTTTATAGAAACGATCGGCGAGTCGGGCAAAGACATCACCAGAGAAGTGTGATCCGGGGCGGATTCATGAGTGGAAATAAAGAATTCGGGCGGATAAGAAAAGGGCAAACGCAGCGCCTGGCAGCGCTGCGCGTCATGCGT
The genomic region above belongs to Cronobacter malonaticus LMG 23826 and contains:
- a CDS encoding IclR family transcriptional regulator → MSSQPNQSLIDGIRCLQYLVSSDRAIGCRELARLMGINTTRVNRLLMTMASIGLTMQDEQRRYLPGPGIHALAAQAIRGSSLFSHALPLLERYAPKDVVVALGVLWEDQIIYIYHSTPGTQMSQALAGFRMLPAWQSVIGMSLLAAESDEALEARFTPEQWEQLAPHVAQQREQGLVVWRHDDGEVSMAKPLGIHNAAVALAGMWNISNPEIHSRLEQLNELAARLMKPA